ATAAATACTAACCACATCTACAGCCCTATCATCTGTAAGGTAGTAATACCAAATTACATTCATGAGTGATGCTTGCTCTTCACTGTTTAGCATATAGAAGGGTTCAGTAATATATATGTATGGTTGACCGTTTGGATTTTCGATTCTAGTTGCTAGTCCACCGTCTAACATGCCGTCTATGATTTCTTTTCTATGGCTTTGAAGATGCTTGGTCTCTTCTATCCGCTTATCCAAATCATCCTGATTATCTTGACTACATGACAAAGCGTAAGCTCCTACAAATAATAATATTATTAGTAATAACGCGTTTGGATTTAAATTTGTTTTATTCATATTGTTAATCAAAATTCTACGAGATCGCATATAACTTCCGTATCTCCAAAGTCATCTGACACCTGTTTAAAAGATAAAGTGCCTAAATTTGGGCTTCCCTGAATATTTTTTAATATTCCTGATCCTTCCTCGTTTTGAAATTGAATAGTTCTGCACTTATTTCTATCATAAGTAAAATCACCAATATCGCTGCGTGTTCCTGTCAAATCGGCGAATAAGCCCATAGTAAATACAGTTTCTCCCCCCCTTTTACAATCCCACTCAGAATCCTGTTCCATAATTGATGGGCCATTTAAAAATAGGTTGAAATTAAGGTTACATGGAGTATCACTACAACCTCCCATGTTTGCAATAATAAGAAAAATAGATAAACCAGAAAAGAATAAGCCAAGTATAAATTTTCTCATTTCACATCCGCCTTTTAACAAAGATATTTATAAAAAGAACTCTGTCTAATTATATCCTACTAATTAGGATGAATAATTTTTAACAAATGGCAAGATATATTTAGTTCATCTCATAAATAATTGCAATACTGAATTAGTTGGCGCATGCACCTGTGGTTATCGCTTATTATTTCAGATCTAAACTGAAAAATACTAAAGTATAAATTATTTAAACCTAAGTATTTAGAAATTACCCATCAGATCCCTATTAACTAACTCGACTCTTGCAAGCTCATTTAAGGCTTGCATAATATGATAGAGTGCGGGAGAACATTTCTCTTTACAAGCAACCTCACTTTCAGCTTGCAACTCCAGCAGTTCATTACGTGAAAGAGTGTCCATGTGCGACAATATCTCCTTGAACATCTCACCTGATACTTTCAGTCTATCCTCGATCATTTGATACCTCCATCACAAGTTTTTTTATTATTTTAATAGGTTTGAATTCATTGGAATTTCAAAATTGCTATGTTAATTTTTGTAATTCAAATTTACCCAAACGCAATCATACTGTTCTCCTCCTTTACATGAGGTTTGATAACTCCGCATCTCAAATTTTTTAGAACTCTTCCAACCCTATACCTAAACTTCACAACTTATATGCAGATCAAGTGACCAACTTGATATATTGCACAATGTATTATATAATCAACATATTGATGATTATATAATACATTAAATCACAAAATGTTGTATTTATCAAGTAGCATTTTCACAATTTGTTGATTTTTACAAAATTTTTCGTGACCAAATTGTAGTTGGGAGGACTCTCTATGCGTAAGACAGTTGCAGAAATAATTAACACTATTAAAAATATGAAGAATTTGAGCAATGACTATGAAGTAGCGGGCTTGATAGGGATCAGTAGTGGTGCACTATCTAATGCTAAAAAACGTAACAGCGTTTCGTTTTTTGACGAACTCGTTAAATTTTGTGATCGAGAGAATCTATCTTTAGACTTTATACGATATACCCCGCCAACGATTAAAACGATAATTGATCCCGGGGGATTTGTACCTGAAAAAAATAGTGGTCTACTTGAGGTAGGTGTATATTCAATGGAAAATGCGGACAAAGTAAATTGTTCTGATACAGAACCGGTAGGAACCGTAGTGATACCAAAGGACCTAGTTCAAGATGAGAACATAGTAATCAGAGTTGCCGGAGATTCTATGGAGAAACTACTCATGAAAGGAGCTAATGCTGTAATCGATACCAATGAGAAAGAACTCATATCAGGCAGTGTTTATGCGTTTAAAATTCCTCATGAGGGCAATATTGTAAGGGAATGCTATTCAGAGCCACAAGGACTTAGTTTAATCCCATACAACAAGAATTACCCAAAAGCTCAGGTTGATTGGAATGACTTTAATCCTGATATGATAATTGGCAAGGTATCTTGCAGTGTCCTAAATGTTTTTAGATAATTTAAGCCCCTATGCAAAGCTAAATATGCAAAGGGTCACAATCATATAAATTATCTTTTTACCATTTTCAACAACTCAGTATCTATGGCCAATTTGCCTCCGCCGCGAATAATTACAGCGATACTTAGACCTATTGCAAGCATGTGATACTCAAAGCCCTCGCCAGCCTGTGAACCAAACCAATTCATAAAAAATCCATGCTGACCATGAACAATCAATATTGCACCAATCATAATAATGCCAATTGCTGCTGCAGAAATGCGGCTAATGAGTCCAAATATTAAAAATAAAGCACCAAAAGACTCACCCAACACAATAAGTATCCCAATCACACTTGGTATTCCGGCACTTGAGAAATATTCCACGGTTGCCGAAAAACCATATCCTCCAAACATTCCAAGAAGCTTCTGCAATCCATGGGGCAATATCACTATTCCCAAAAACACTCTTGCAACTAGGGCTGCCCAGTCGCCATTGTCAGTCTTTAAAATATCTCTTACTATGTTCATCTTTTAGAACCTCCGATAAATATTATTTGAATCTATTATAGTTGCAATTGCAACTATATAAACATATATCACAACTTTGTTGCATTTGCAACAAAGTTATTTTATATTCTAATTAGGAGGTATATGGAAATGACAAATAGTGAAAGCGACAACAGAAAATGGACTGAAACTGAAGCAAGTGCTTGGATAGGGCTCGTTCAGGCACAGCAGAGCTTAATAGATAAGGTAGAGGATGAACTTAAAAAAAATGGTTTCCCCTGCCTTAGCTGGTATGATGTGCTCTGGGAGCTGGAACGATCTGAAAACGGAAGACTCAGGTTAAATGACCTGGGAAACAAAGTACTGCTGGATAAATATAGCGTCACCAGATTGGCACAAAGGCTTGAAGAAGAGGGTCTTGTGCAAAGAGGTCAGTGCCCGAATGACGGACGAGGGATAACTGCTCAAATAACCAATAAGGGCAAAAAGCTACGAAAACAGATGTGGCCAATATATGAGAAGGTGGTGAGAGAGAACTTTCTATGCAAGTTCAATAAGAAGGAGCTTAAAGAGCTTAAGAATTTCATTGAACGAATAAAGGCCAGTGGCCTAGACCAAGATGTTGATTAAGCTTGTTAAAAAGTAATTGAGCTAAATGAGCAGATTGAGTATACTGGGTACTCAATAATCATAGGAGGGTATCCACCTTGAAACTTTTCTTAGCAGCATTATTAATATTATCAGCAACATCCCTTAGCGCTTATTCACAGGGCAGCGGTGAGTACACTGTAAAAGCAGTAAAGGGCGAGTACGTAATAATAGGTGAGAAGCCCTACAAAATGCTCAGTGAATGCGAGGGTATAAAAGCAGAGGATAAAGTATCTTTTTCAGAGAGCCCGATAACATGTCTAAAGACTACTCTCATAAACTTGCTTAGCCTATCAGAATGCGAAGTAGAATGTATCTCAAATACTGGGACTCCTTACGAACCAGAGCCAGCTGATTAAGTTTTTAGAGAACAGCTCACTCTACAATAAAAACATTATTTTGAAGCTCTGTATCTATTGAGGTGTTTCTCTTTATAACATCTGAAAGTGTAGTTGCCTCTACTTCTGCAAGCTCATTGCCGCTCAATTCGCGCTCGTACCAAAAACGATCCCCATCACGAAGTGCTTCAAACTGAGTCTTTAAAATAAGCTGAAAAAGCTCGCCCACATGCGATCCAGCAATAGGATCTTCAGACAAACCGCCTACCCATAAATCTATGCTATCCACATTGCCGTAAGCATCTTCAAGGTTAGTTTGAATCTGCGGATCAGAGCTTACATCGCTAAATTCTGCAGCTCTGCTAAGACCCATCTGCTCCCTTACGTCATTGTATCTAGGAAGACCATGATCCCTACCCCTTTGCATGTTAAGAGCTGCTAAATCAAATCCACCTGAGCCAGGAGGGCCAAATAGAAAATTTCGGACATCATCAATTATGAGAGGATCTACACGTTGAGCAGCTTGCTTGGCCAAACCCCGTAGTAAAGGCTCAATCCCGCCCTGATCAATTATAGTTTGAGGAGTAAAGAATGCGTCTCTGAGTTCTAAATTACCCTGGGGGATTACATTCAAATTTTCATCAAGTCTCTGTAAAACTGGATTTAACATACTGTGCCCAAACCGGTAGGCAGCTGTTGAAAATATATTAGCTATAGAGGCGTCGACATTCGGATTATATCCATCATATGTTGATAGTGCCCCAGGTCCTAGAAGAGAAGGAAGAAATTCATTGTAAGTTATTACCTGCATTAATGCTCCTACAAAACGCCTGCCCCTTTCGTAGAGTTCATCCCCGCTTAATCCGGGCCTTTGCAAAGCAAGCTCAGAAACATATCTATTATGCTCTCTAACAAACAATGTGTGCATAGCAGTAAGGCCAACTTGTTCATTAGCTCTAAAATCACCAGCTAAAAATAAAGAAGGGTCATCATCCCCTCCGTCATTTGGTAAACCTTCGGTATTAAAAGGAAGTAGATTACCAGCGCTGGTTTTAAGCATTCCAGTACCGTCATTTGTTCTAAGAGCAGACGCTCTATTTGCATCGGAACCATATACGTTAGATGCATCTATCCATGCTGTAATTGTATTAATCTGTTGTCTCGGATTATCAGTAGCTGTGCCTGATAGATTGTTAAAAACGGATCGTTCGAAAGTTATAACCTGCGTGCCAGTATCAAATGGATCAAAAAATAAATCGCCTGGCGGAACAGCTATATCTGCATGCTCTGCTGGATCTGCGGTATTAGTAAAATCCATATCATGGTCTACAAATTGACCCCATTGCCATAGATAATCACTTGCATTAAAAGGATTAGGAAATAGAGCCTCTTGATCGCAAACAAAATTACTAACTAGCCTAGGACTTGGTAGACCTTGCTGAGGCATCTGTGAAATCCCGTCTTCATAGGCTGAAAACACATATCTAATTAGCTCGGTAAATGTCGCGCCCATAAAAGGGTTTTGTAGATTGTTATCTGAGCCGTCAATTGTCCTAATTTCTGTATTGTTGTTATTTCCATCCCCACTGCAACCAGATACAACAAAAAAAAGCAATACTAAAATTAACAGGGAATTAAACCTGAATACTCTCTCCATTTTTCCATCCTCTTCTCTAATTTATTTCTAACCAACCGCTATATCACTATTTCGCTACTTAATAGATTAATTACAATACATTATAATACTAACACAAAATTATTGCTAATATCCAGCGGATTCTTTACACTCGCCGTCATAGTCTTTTGAGACTCCAGCGCTTATTCTGCCGCAGTCATTACCATATGTTCTACCGTCACAACCGCACACAGGCCTATAATCCTTGGTACAAACCTGCGGCTGAAATAAACATGTACCCTGTGCTTGTTCAGTCTTGCACTGCCCAGCCGGCAAATCACAGAACTGTCCTTCAGCACATAATAGGTTTTCTATACCTCCGCAAAGCTCTGGACCCTGCTCGGTTTCGACAATTCCAGTCTCGTCAGCGGGCTCTACAACCTCTTGAGTTCCTGTTCCTTCTTCGCTACTGTCATTGGCACATCCAAGTGTGAATATAAATAAAATAACAAATATCCATGAAATAGCTTTAAAGTAGCTCATATAATAGTTCTCCGATCCAACTAATGGCATATATATATTTATGCCTCAGTTACAGTAAAATTACAATTTTTTAAATACTCTACAAATGCGAAACTCCTATATAGTTTAATAGAAAATTGTTATATTAGTAGCTATCTACACAGCATGGAGGTCATTATGAGTAGTATGATTAAATATATTCTAAGCATAAGTGCGCCCTTACTAAAGCGGATTAGGAAGAAAAGATTCACTTATCTCGTTATATCTCTATTACTTTTAATTATTGCTTATCCTTATGTGCAGGGTGACATGGGCGGGCAACTTCTTCTTAGCTTTTTTACTACAATTGTTATGATACTGTCGATTATAGCAGTCGGAGATAAAAGACATCATACAATAATTGCATTAGTACTATCTGCACCTTGGTTTTTATTATTGTTACTTCAGTTCCCACTTATTCCTGTTGATACAACTCAGATTGTGAAAGATGAGATAGTATTTGCATTTCTACTATTTGGATATGCTACATACAGAATATTTATGCATATAATCAACAGCCGAGAAGTAACTGCAGAAATTTTATCGGCATCTGTTTGTGTCTATATACTGATTGGCCTTACATTTGCGACGCTATACTATTTCATAGAAACATTCTATCCAGGCTCATTTATCGATACTGATGGAAATGCTCTTGAAAGCGGTCCTGATTTTCTGTTTTTCAGTTACGTAACGCTTACAACAGTGGGTTATGGAAACATTGAAGCCATTACAAATCAAGCCCGTTCACTGGCCTCGCTTGAAGCCCTTACCGGTCAGCTTTATCTGACTATTATGGTAGCTAGACTGGTCGGACTTCATATATCTAAACCTAAGTCGAAGGAGTCTACCGCATAGCTATATAGGAATTGAAGGGGAAGAAATTAACTTTAGGTTAATACTGCTCCTGAACCTCAAAATCATCATGTTCTAAGTGCCATTTGCCGTTTTTCTTCACCCATCTTTCCTGGATTACTACCCCACGTCCAATGTTCATAGTCCAGTCAGCCCTTAGAAGAACTGTGTTTTCATTCTCAACTGCCACTACAACGTTACTATATTCTAGTTCCCCAGCACCGGATTCAATAAAAGGTTTCCAAAAGCCTTCGATCTCACCTATTCCATTGAATGTGCCCATTGGCCTAGCATTCATTACAGCATCTGCAGTATAAGCATCCACACAAGCTTTTACGTTTTTATTATTAAAATCCTGTATCCATTTTCGGCTGCGTTCTAATACTTCTGCCTCAATTTTATATCTGTCCATGATATCTACTCCTTTTTCGCACACGTATGTTCAATTGTTATGACTATTGTAAATCTCGGCTTAGGAGTCTACCTGAAGAATTAGCTTGTTCCCAGATTTTAGTAATTTTAAAGCGAATCTAGCGAAGAAACCCCGCCCCTTTTTATATAGAATTCACATCCTGATGGAGAGACTGGGTTATGAACTGATCCTTCAGGAAGCCTGATCCAGCTCATCTCCCCATAAGTGCCCCGCTCGTCCTTAAGATCGCCTTTCAATATAAGTATTTCAGCGCCGCCCGGATAATGCACCTCTCCGGGGGATGCTCCCCTGTCCCACTTCTGTAGGCTAACCTCCTCAGCGTAACCGTGTTCTGAGTAAAGCATTTTTATATGTATTCCCGAAAGTGACTCTATCCATTTCATGTTCTGCGTATCAACTACAATCTGAGTTCTGTCATTTCCCGGATACTGTCTTAACTTTACAAAGATAAACCCACCTTCTTTTGAAAAAGGTGTGTGCTCATAACCCTCAGGGTTTAAAAGATAGGTACCTGCCTTAAAATCTCCTCGCTCGTCAGAAAATGTTCCCCCTAAAACTAATATTTCCTCACCCCCAGGGTGGGCATGTGCATGAAAATCTGAATTTGCTTCGTACATTACAAGTGATGTAACCTGACCTGCTTCTGCCGGACCAACTAGATGAAGTCTTTTTCTCCAAACACTTCCGCTAGGGCTTTCTTGCCATTTTATTTGGTTTGTATCTACAGAAACGTACTTTGACATATCACCGTTGATTGACTCTGACTTACTCATTTATTCTCCTTTTGGTATCTCTTCTCATCTTTAACCATAAGCCATGAAATAATGGCGCTCAGCACACATACAACAGCTGATATATACATAAGAATATTAAAGCTGCTTACATAGGATTTTTCTATTAATTGGATTAACCTATACTCTATTTCTGCCGATATACCTATAGGCATATCGGGATCTGCAAGCTTAATGTACTCTCCTTTAAACGCCTCTTGAACTTCTTGAGGAATATCATGAAATATCATTCCTTTGTCCATTCCGTTACTGAACAAATAGAGCATAATAATTCCCAATATAGCAATTGCAACAAGACCCGAGACTCTTGAGACTGCATTATTAATACCTGAAGCTGTGCCTGAAAACTCAGTAGGTACTGCATTCATCACAGCAGTTGTAAGAGGCGCCACGCTTAGGGCAAGGCCTAAACCAAGCAAAAACATCCCAGGGAAAAAGGTGTAGAAGTAGTTACCGCTACCTCCAAACATAGCAAATAGAACATAACCCACACCCTGAATAAGATTTCCAATTACGAGCGGCCATTTAGCGCCGTATTTATCGACCAGCCCTCCAGACCACCTGGAAAAAATAAATAGCAATATGATGATTGGCAAAAACGATGCACCGGCTCCAGTTACTGAGTAATCGAAGATCTGTATCATTGCAAAGGGAAGAAAGAAGATAGCTCCACCCAAAGGTGCGTACATTAAAAGAGTTACCAAATTAGTACCGCTGAAAGTTTTGGATTTAAAAAGTTTAAGAGGCATCATTGGGGCCTCGACCTTGTTTTCCACAATCACAAAAGCTATAAGAGAGATTACGCCGACTACAATCGATCCAATCACAATAGGGTTATCAAAACCTAGCGCAGCAGATTCTATAAATCCATATACTAATGCTCCTAGGCCAAGGGTAGCAAGAAGTGCTCCCCAGTAATCGATCTTACATTTTGCGAGTTCCCCTTTAGACTCCGGCACACGCCAAAACAGCAAAATTAACACAACCGCTGCTATTGGGATGTTTATGAAAAATATCCAGCGCCAAGAGACCTCCTCAACCAACCAGCCTCCAAGCACGGGGCCAATTGCAGTTGTAATAGCAGAGAATGCGCCCCATGTTCCTATTGCCTTTCCTCTCTCTGATTCATCAAAGAATACTGTAATTATTGCCAAGCTCCCCGGAATCATAAGCGCTCCGCCCACTCCTTGAAGAGCTCTGAAGTATATTAGCTCAGTCACATTTTCTGACATACCGCATAAGACAGAAGCTATTGCGAAAAGTGCAATTCCGACCCCATATATAAGACGTCTGCCGTATCTGTCCCCGAGCGCACCACCTACTAGAATTAAAGATGCAAGAAATAGAGAGTATGCCTCTATTATCCACTGCATATCCACGATTGTCGCATTTAGTTGATCCTGAAGAGCTGGAAGAGCTACATTTACTGCGGTCCCGTCTATATATGCCATGCTCGCGCCGAGTATTGTTGCAGCCAGAACCCAATTACCTGTTGATTTTTTCTCAGCTATTTGCTTTTTATCTGAATCTGATATTCGGGGGATTGTAGGAGGTTTGCCGATTGTTCCCATAGTTATTGACTAATAAACCCTATGAAGTCGCAAATGCAAATAATTCATAAAATATCTGAATCCTTTCTGGTTGCAATTGCAACTAAATTAGCGAACACAAAAAAACGCGGGTCAAACCGCACAAACAGGAGGCAGTAAAATGAAAGGTTTTGTAATAGCAACAGTTTTCGCATTAGTGGCAACATTTCCACTACTATCACAGGCTGAGGTAAGTGCATTTGGAGTGCAGATTCCAGCTCAGACTCAGCAAGTAAGCGCCAGTGCAAACGGCGGATATGTAGCCCAAAGCCTCTCCGATACATTTCAGGTACAGAAGCTCAGCACTTCAAATGAAACTGAATTGTCAGAAAGCGCGTATGATAAAGATACATACTATGTTTTCGGAG
This portion of the Thermodesulfobacteriota bacterium genome encodes:
- a CDS encoding potassium channel family protein, producing MSSMIKYILSISAPLLKRIRKKRFTYLVISLLLLIIAYPYVQGDMGGQLLLSFFTTIVMILSIIAVGDKRHHTIIALVLSAPWFLLLLLQFPLIPVDTTQIVKDEIVFAFLLFGYATYRIFMHIINSREVTAEILSASVCVYILIGLTFATLYYFIETFYPGSFIDTDGNALESGPDFLFFSYVTLTTVGYGNIEAITNQARSLASLEALTGQLYLTIMVARLVGLHISKPKSKESTA
- a CDS encoding nuclear transport factor 2 family protein; this encodes MDRYKIEAEVLERSRKWIQDFNNKNVKACVDAYTADAVMNARPMGTFNGIGEIEGFWKPFIESGAGELEYSNVVVAVENENTVLLRADWTMNIGRGVVIQERWVKKNGKWHLEHDDFEVQEQY
- a CDS encoding cupin domain-containing protein, producing the protein MSKSESINGDMSKYVSVDTNQIKWQESPSGSVWRKRLHLVGPAEAGQVTSLVMYEANSDFHAHAHPGGEEILVLGGTFSDERGDFKAGTYLLNPEGYEHTPFSKEGGFIFVKLRQYPGNDRTQIVVDTQNMKWIESLSGIHIKMLYSEHGYAEEVSLQKWDRGASPGEVHYPGGAEILILKGDLKDERGTYGEMSWIRLPEGSVHNPVSPSGCEFYIKRGGVSSLDSL
- a CDS encoding DoxX family protein → MVRDILKTDNGDWAALVARVFLGIVILPHGLQKLLGMFGGYGFSATVEYFSSAGIPSVIGILIVLGESFGALFLIFGLISRISAAAIGIIMIGAILIVHGQHGFFMNWFGSQAGEGFEYHMLAIGLSIAVIIRGGGKLAIDTELLKMVKR
- a CDS encoding peroxidase family protein — protein: MERVFRFNSLLILVLLFFVVSGCSGDGNNNNTEIRTIDGSDNNLQNPFMGATFTELIRYVFSAYEDGISQMPQQGLPSPRLVSNFVCDQEALFPNPFNASDYLWQWGQFVDHDMDFTNTADPAEHADIAVPPGDLFFDPFDTGTQVITFERSVFNNLSGTATDNPRQQINTITAWIDASNVYGSDANRASALRTNDGTGMLKTSAGNLLPFNTEGLPNDGGDDDPSLFLAGDFRANEQVGLTAMHTLFVREHNRYVSELALQRPGLSGDELYERGRRFVGALMQVITYNEFLPSLLGPGALSTYDGYNPNVDASIANIFSTAAYRFGHSMLNPVLQRLDENLNVIPQGNLELRDAFFTPQTIIDQGGIEPLLRGLAKQAAQRVDPLIIDDVRNFLFGPPGSGGFDLAALNMQRGRDHGLPRYNDVREQMGLSRAAEFSDVSSDPQIQTNLEDAYGNVDSIDLWVGGLSEDPIAGSHVGELFQLILKTQFEALRDGDRFWYERELSGNELAEVEATTLSDVIKRNTSIDTELQNNVFIVE
- a CDS encoding MarR family transcriptional regulator; this translates as MTNSESDNRKWTETEASAWIGLVQAQQSLIDKVEDELKKNGFPCLSWYDVLWELERSENGRLRLNDLGNKVLLDKYSVTRLAQRLEEEGLVQRGQCPNDGRGITAQITNKGKKLRKQMWPIYEKVVRENFLCKFNKKELKELKNFIERIKASGLDQDVD
- a CDS encoding S24 family peptidase, giving the protein MRKTVAEIINTIKNMKNLSNDYEVAGLIGISSGALSNAKKRNSVSFFDELVKFCDRENLSLDFIRYTPPTIKTIIDPGGFVPEKNSGLLEVGVYSMENADKVNCSDTEPVGTVVIPKDLVQDENIVIRVAGDSMEKLLMKGANAVIDTNEKELISGSVYAFKIPHEGNIVRECYSEPQGLSLIPYNKNYPKAQVDWNDFNPDMIIGKVSCSVLNVFR
- a CDS encoding Kazal-type serine protease inhibitor family protein, with amino-acid sequence MSYFKAISWIFVILFIFTLGCANDSSEEGTGTQEVVEPADETGIVETEQGPELCGGIENLLCAEGQFCDLPAGQCKTEQAQGTCLFQPQVCTKDYRPVCGCDGRTYGNDCGRISAGVSKDYDGECKESAGY
- a CDS encoding MFS transporter, translating into MGTIGKPPTIPRISDSDKKQIAEKKSTGNWVLAATILGASMAYIDGTAVNVALPALQDQLNATIVDMQWIIEAYSLFLASLILVGGALGDRYGRRLIYGVGIALFAIASVLCGMSENVTELIYFRALQGVGGALMIPGSLAIITVFFDESERGKAIGTWGAFSAITTAIGPVLGGWLVEEVSWRWIFFINIPIAAVVLILLFWRVPESKGELAKCKIDYWGALLATLGLGALVYGFIESAALGFDNPIVIGSIVVGVISLIAFVIVENKVEAPMMPLKLFKSKTFSGTNLVTLLMYAPLGGAIFFLPFAMIQIFDYSVTGAGASFLPIIILLFIFSRWSGGLVDKYGAKWPLVIGNLIQGVGYVLFAMFGGSGNYFYTFFPGMFLLGLGLALSVAPLTTAVMNAVPTEFSGTASGINNAVSRVSGLVAIAILGIIMLYLFSNGMDKGMIFHDIPQEVQEAFKGEYIKLADPDMPIGISAEIEYRLIQLIEKSYVSSFNILMYISAVVCVLSAIISWLMVKDEKRYQKENK